One stretch of Numenius arquata chromosome 8, bNumArq3.hap1.1, whole genome shotgun sequence DNA includes these proteins:
- the FYB2 gene encoding FYN-binding protein 2 — MDVEGVTDIGALRAKFQNDSNLANKLVQPRKKLPPKIAPKPGPLPLSKREVIAVKPKDEPVHPASQPSALTQCNPLAWPRAKLGCMEPTGHNEEQKGNNSEKGLSSPKNGPEKPLPSYYIDWQGSAQTAPEDPSLPNSFQHALKIWENALSCGEKADVILPAQRATNLYVHPCPEQRVMHAPTASGGRTQPSGSKPMLDLPAQKKDALRGVGLARPQASGGHRGSDGAAAESAVATAFCQLGYPPPRKQPQRQKESEPPFCQPGAGKWSDSPGSKWPRVKLLPSAESLGPAPEKPARPPKFDLSAFRSAMPSVHRGNETTADEEDYLTPESAQLEEQNNYEETSMYLNQSGDATTLCVIEVPKEEPQEYKKQKTFFFAKSSPGRTIIEDEKEEKPSLEREKQEGKKIFKTGGNEYVSPISQTKEDGRGGMKVPHGKQYVTSTQTAKPPTPQGLAKDGAEFLPYVYADAPKPGVEGTALNQTILPSLQAPEDIYDDVGEMQDRLSQASDASSQFASASISGNSYEETYEDVDIGGDNPAKPETEKQKRFGHLFKIEKLKLKNTKLKENFRLFSVSISNLAAVSQEDTVYDDVEMGQRELREKDDKYKTWMPKFLMAKEDKDQRKSSDDVERKIFKVKKSNAEKSKKMEKEEKIFRETFMYDKDINVINTATAECSVLSKRSVDLPLTAGEQLDVIDVTEGNAVICRNSEGRCEFAESLWHGWSLLNPILRGKQQYVLCA; from the exons gaaGGTGTGACCGACATCGGAGCCCTACGAGCAAAATTTCAAAATGACTCCAACTTGGCCAACAAGCTGGTGCAGCCACGCAAGAAGCTTCCCCCTAAGATTGCACCCAAGCCGGGCCCTCTGCCTCTGAGTAAGAGAGAAGTGATAGCAGTAAAACCCAAGGATGAACCTGTCCATCCTGCCTCCCAACCCTCTGCACTCACCCAATGCAATCCCTTGGCATGGCCTCGAGCCAAGCTGGGTTGCATGGAGCCAACGGGGCACAATGAAGAGCAGAAAGGCAACAACTCGGAGAAAGGGCTGAGTTCTCCCAAGAACGGTCCAGAGAAGCCTCTGCCATCCTATTACATTGATTGGCAAGGATCAGCCCAAACAGCTCCAGAGGACCCTTCGCTCCCAAATTCTTTCCAGCATGCCCTAAAGATCTGGGAAAATGCTTTATCCTGTGGCGAGAAAGCAGATGTAATACTCCCAGCCCAACGGGCAACAAACTTATATGTGCACCCTTGCCCGGAGCAGAGGGTGATGCATGCTCCAACTGCGTCGGGTGGCAGGACTCAACCCTCTGGAAGCAAGCCCATGCTGGACCTGCCTGCCCAGAAGAAGGATGCTCTGCGTGGTGTTGGGCTGGCTCGTCCTCAGGCATCCGGAGGACACAGAGGCTCtgatggagctgctgctgagagCGCGGTGGCAACTGCATTCTGCCAGCTGGGTTATCCCCCACCAAGAAAGCAACCTCAGCGCCAGAAAG AATCAGAGCCTCCCTTCTGCCAGCCTGGAGCAGGAAAATGGTCTGACAGCCCCGGGAGCAAGTGGCCAAGAGTTAAACTTCTCCCTTCAGCTGAATCCCTGGGTCCAGCCCCTGAGAAGCCAGCAAGACCCCCAAAGTTTGATCTCAGTGCTTTCCGAAGCGCCATGCCTTCAGTCCACAGAGGAAATGAGACAA ctGCTGATGAAGAGGATTACTTGACTCCTGAAAG TGCTCAACTTGAAGAGCAGAATAATTATGAAGAAACCTCAATGTACCTGAATCAGTCTGGGGACGCCACAACCTTGTGTGTCATTGAAG TACCTAAGGAAGAGCCTCAAGAATACAAG AAacagaagacttttttctttgccaaatccag TCCTGGAAGAACTATAATAgaggatgaaaaagaggaaaaaccaagtcttgaaagagagaaacaggaaggaaagaaaattttcaag ACAGGTGGAAATGAATACGTATCTCCCATCAGCCAAACCAAGGAAGATGGTAGAGGTGGGATGAAGGTGCCACACGGGAAGCAGTATGTGACCAGTACCCAGACTGCAAAGCCCCCAACCCCACAAGGGCTGGCAAAAGACGGAGCAGAGTTCT TGCCCTATGTGTACGCTGATGCTCCAAAGCCAGGGGTGGAAGGAACAGCCTTGAACCAAACGATTTTGCCATCTCTGCAGGCACCAGAGGATATATATGATGACGTTGGGGAAATGCAAGATAGACT CAGCCAAGCATCAGATGCCTCAAGTCAGTTTGCATCAGCCAGCA TTTCAGGAAACAGCTATGAAGAAACATATGAAGATGTTGACATTGGGGGTGATAATCCAGCAAAACCAGA aacagaaaagcaaaagagatttGGACACTTGTTTAAGATTGAAAAGTTGAAGCTGAAGAATACCAAGCTCAAGGAAAACTTCAG ATTGTTTTCCGTCTCAATATCAAATTTAG CAGCTGTTTCCCAGGAGGATACGGTGTACGACGATGTCGAGATGGGGCAGAGAGAGCTGAG aGAGAAGGATGACAAGTACAAAACCTGGATGCCGAAATTTCTGATGGCGAAAGAGGATAAGGACCAAAGGAAAAGCAGCGATGATGTGGAAAG AAAGATCTTCAAAGTCAAGAAGAGTAATgcagaaaaaagcaagaagatggaaaaagaagagaagatttTTAGAGAAACGTTTATG tATGATAAGGACATCAATGTCATCAACACAGCCACTGCCGAGTGTTCGGTCCTCAGTAAGAGGAGCGTTGATCTCCCTCtcacagctggagagcagctggatGTTATTGATGTCACGGAGGGCAACGCAGTGATTTGCCGCAATTCGGAGGGCAGATGTGAGTTTGCAGAAAGCCTCTGGCATGGGTGGTCACTTCTCAATCCAATTTTGAGGGGCAAGCAACAGTATGTTCTTTGTGCTTAG